In Saccharothrix violaceirubra, the following are encoded in one genomic region:
- a CDS encoding non-ribosomal peptide synthetase: MSSESESSRLLIGGALDLDRLRHAVGTLVARDTRSAADPEAAALDIARRALRTAGDALVAVRIADDATVLAGTVPTLRDASRRYLPDDPLPLLDPPADLPRPAVADERKNRVRGVLPAGATDPAVLLAAFGVVLGRHAGPRRFAVAVDDEAAVVDLTGTFRDVVGSVRHDRFPLAAARTRFVVTESPTTLFGHAAVPLDAPPPDSPHDLVLRVRPDRGTADLDHSVRITGERATDFLAQYRLLLEQVLADPDRPVDAYPLHTGTPAAHTRPVDAPGPPVSVGHDGRPPTPATSTRPVDVPGPDTPAEDDNPPTTPVGADPRPARPPVGVPTLLDRIAGHDPGRTAVEWGAFHWTYAEITGQAGAIAGRLAAAGVVEGDVVALHAARLPVLLPAILGILRAGAAFAVLDAAHPVERNAGLARSAGLTTWIDAAPGRAAPFGTEPVLRLVGLHAAETAEPVDVPYDPDRTAYLTFTSGTTGVPRVVAGTGGPLDHFLHHYTREFGLGPDTRGTVLSGLGHDPFLRDLFAPLWAGGTTVFPDFDIRDTERLAEWLRTATLVHITPGLAAAVARVGVEYPRLRVLGFGGEPLRTPVARRWAALAPAARHLNLYGTTETPQAVSIVDVTTSAAGVAPIGPGFGGLAVRVVDTAGRPAAVGELGEVVVHGHRLARYVDGRGTGGFGDGHYRTGDLGRVRPDGSIDLAGRSDDQVKIRGHRLSPTEVEGVLLAVPDVTGAHVAARPDRLVAWITADRALDAEQVRDHLARVLPDYAVPAVVVLDEFPLTPRGKIDRAALPEPAAGGTHVAPTTPAELRVARLWQEVLGVERVGLDDDFFALGGHSLLLGRLRAALGVDLGSLFEHRTVRAQAALAPAHEVRAIARAATDALSATQERLWFEQRLDPASTAYHMAPVVHLRGDLDPDLLERALQAVVDRHPVLRTAFPAGPTPTQVVVADVRVPFTRHDLRTTPDEVDRHLAEVVREPFDLTRAPLLRARLLRIADDEHLLAVVVHHIVFDGWSIGVLLTDLADAYIGRGKPEPLAFADFTAWEKSEVDTGPPLDRWADRLAGAPTVLDLPTDRPRPAVRRARGARHRLTVPAERLHELARTHDVTLFTVLITAYAVVLARWSGRRDLLVAAPVANRARPEFEDVIGPFLNTLVLRVTLDPDAAFGDAVRRVHREIADDLAHQEVPFGRLVTRLDPDRDLSRTPLAQVLFALQNTPLDPPAVPGLTLGLRYTDEATAQADLALRITDTGTALEGRLDYDTDLFDAATAARFADHYATVLALVAEDPGTRVDDLDPITPAERRAVLETWNDTTLPADDATLRDLLTEHAGTALWWRGEEISYADLHTRAGRLATALRAHGVGPDVVVAVHLHRSPELIVALLAVLKAGGAYLPLDPDYPVDRLRYMLADSGARVLIGDFAADVPTVPVDVPDPVLTGDPGTGPDHLAYVIYTSGSTGRPKGVQVAHRSIVNRLRWMRDDHAVTAADRILQKTPTSFDVSVWELFLPLVTGAVLVIAEPGGHRDPAYLSDVISRAGVTITHFVPPLLATFLAAGGTAASLRLVVCSGEALPPETVHRFADAFPGVRLENLYGPTEAAVDVTAYRADPAERTVPIGRPVANTRVYVLDDRYRVLPVGVAGELYLGGVQVARGYGGRPGLTADRFVPDPYGVPGDRLYRTGDLARWRADGVLEYLGRTDDQVKLRGFRIELGEVAAALGALPGVAHAVAVVREDRPGDRRLVGYVTPAAHDPAALRAALARDLPDHLVPAVIVPLDALPLSPSGKVDRAALPAPVRATGGEPPRAGTETVLADLWRQVLDLPGVGRDDDFFAVGGDSLHAVRVVGLARDHGLDLTLQDLFRGRTLAAVAGSLTTTSHPAPTTDRTAAFGLLDPADLARLTG; the protein is encoded by the coding sequence ATGTCTTCCGAATCCGAATCGTCGCGCCTCCTGATCGGGGGCGCGCTCGACCTCGACCGCCTGCGCCACGCCGTCGGCACGCTCGTGGCACGGGACACGCGGTCCGCCGCCGACCCGGAGGCCGCCGCGCTCGACATCGCCCGCCGTGCGCTCCGGACCGCCGGCGACGCGCTGGTCGCCGTGCGGATCGCGGACGACGCCACCGTCCTCGCGGGCACCGTGCCGACCTTGCGCGACGCCTCGCGCCGCTACCTGCCCGACGACCCGCTCCCGCTCCTCGACCCGCCCGCGGACCTGCCGCGACCGGCCGTGGCCGACGAGCGCAAGAACCGGGTCCGCGGCGTCCTGCCGGCGGGCGCGACCGACCCGGCGGTGCTGCTGGCCGCGTTCGGCGTGGTGCTGGGCCGGCACGCGGGCCCGCGGCGGTTCGCCGTCGCGGTCGACGACGAGGCCGCGGTGGTCGACCTGACGGGAACGTTCCGCGACGTCGTCGGAAGCGTGCGCCACGACCGCTTCCCGCTTGCCGCCGCGAGAACCCGCTTCGTCGTGACCGAGTCGCCGACCACGCTGTTCGGCCACGCCGCCGTCCCGCTGGACGCACCACCGCCCGACAGCCCGCACGACCTGGTCCTGCGCGTCCGACCCGATCGCGGGACCGCCGACCTCGACCACTCGGTGCGGATCACCGGTGAACGCGCGACGGACTTCCTGGCCCAGTACCGGCTGCTGCTCGAGCAGGTCCTGGCCGACCCGGACCGCCCGGTCGACGCGTACCCGCTGCACACCGGCACCCCGGCCGCGCACACCCGGCCGGTCGACGCGCCCGGCCCGCCGGTCTCCGTCGGGCACGACGGTCGGCCGCCCACCCCGGCCACCTCGACCCGGCCGGTCGACGTTCCTGGCCCGGACACCCCTGCCGAGGACGACAATCCGCCGACCACCCCGGTCGGCGCCGACCCGCGTCCCGCCCGTCCGCCCGTCGGCGTCCCGACACTGCTCGACCGGATCGCGGGCCACGACCCCGGCCGGACCGCCGTCGAGTGGGGCGCGTTCCACTGGACCTACGCGGAGATCACGGGTCAGGCCGGTGCCATCGCGGGTCGACTCGCGGCGGCCGGTGTGGTCGAGGGCGACGTGGTCGCGCTCCACGCGGCCCGCTTACCGGTGCTCCTGCCCGCGATCCTCGGCATCCTGCGGGCGGGAGCCGCGTTCGCCGTCCTCGACGCCGCGCACCCCGTCGAGCGCAACGCCGGACTGGCCCGATCCGCCGGCCTCACCACGTGGATCGACGCCGCACCGGGCCGCGCGGCGCCCTTCGGCACCGAGCCCGTGCTGCGCCTGGTCGGCCTCCACGCCGCCGAAACCGCCGAACCGGTCGACGTGCCGTACGACCCGGACCGCACCGCCTACCTGACGTTCACGTCCGGCACCACCGGCGTCCCGCGCGTCGTCGCCGGGACGGGCGGCCCGCTGGACCACTTCCTCCACCACTACACCAGGGAGTTCGGGCTCGGCCCGGACACCCGCGGCACGGTCCTGTCCGGACTCGGCCACGACCCGTTCCTGCGCGACCTCTTCGCACCGCTGTGGGCGGGTGGCACGACCGTCTTCCCCGACTTCGACATCCGCGACACCGAACGCCTCGCGGAGTGGCTGCGCACGGCCACGCTCGTGCACATCACGCCCGGCCTGGCAGCGGCGGTCGCCCGCGTCGGCGTCGAGTACCCGCGACTGCGCGTGCTCGGCTTCGGCGGCGAGCCGCTGCGCACCCCGGTCGCCCGCCGGTGGGCCGCCCTGGCGCCGGCCGCCCGGCACCTCAACCTCTACGGCACCACCGAGACCCCGCAGGCAGTGTCCATTGTGGACGTCACGACGAGCGCGGCCGGCGTCGCCCCGATCGGGCCCGGCTTCGGCGGGCTCGCCGTCCGCGTCGTGGACACCGCCGGCCGCCCGGCCGCCGTCGGCGAACTGGGCGAGGTCGTGGTGCACGGCCACCGGCTCGCCCGCTACGTCGACGGACGCGGTACCGGCGGCTTCGGCGACGGCCACTACCGCACCGGCGACCTGGGCCGCGTCCGCCCGGACGGCTCGATCGACCTCGCCGGCCGGTCCGACGACCAGGTCAAGATCCGGGGTCACCGCCTCTCGCCGACCGAGGTGGAGGGTGTCCTGCTGGCCGTGCCGGACGTCACCGGTGCCCACGTGGCCGCACGTCCGGACCGGCTCGTCGCCTGGATCACCGCCGACCGCGCACTCGACGCCGAGCAGGTGCGCGACCACCTCGCGCGGGTGTTGCCCGACTACGCCGTCCCGGCGGTCGTCGTGCTCGACGAGTTCCCGCTCACCCCGCGCGGCAAGATCGACCGGGCCGCGCTGCCCGAACCCGCCGCCGGCGGCACCCACGTCGCGCCCACCACCCCGGCCGAGCTGCGGGTCGCCCGGCTCTGGCAGGAGGTCCTCGGCGTCGAGCGGGTCGGGCTCGACGACGACTTCTTCGCGCTGGGCGGCCACTCCCTGCTCCTGGGCCGGCTGCGGGCCGCGCTCGGCGTGGACCTGGGCAGCCTCTTCGAACACCGCACGGTCCGGGCGCAGGCGGCGTTGGCGCCCGCCCACGAAGTCCGCGCGATCGCCCGCGCCGCCACCGACGCGCTGTCCGCCACCCAGGAACGCCTCTGGTTCGAGCAGCGCCTGGACCCGGCGTCCACCGCCTACCACATGGCGCCGGTCGTCCACCTGCGCGGCGACCTCGACCCGGATCTCCTGGAACGGGCGCTCCAGGCCGTGGTCGACCGCCACCCGGTGCTGCGCACCGCGTTCCCCGCCGGCCCGACGCCGACCCAGGTCGTCGTCGCGGACGTCCGCGTCCCGTTCACCCGCCACGACCTGCGCACCACCCCGGACGAGGTCGACCGGCACCTCGCCGAGGTCGTCCGCGAGCCGTTCGACCTCACGCGGGCGCCGCTGTTACGCGCGCGGCTGCTCCGCATCGCCGACGACGAACACCTCCTCGCCGTCGTCGTCCACCACATCGTGTTCGACGGCTGGTCCATCGGCGTCCTGCTGACCGACCTCGCCGACGCCTACATCGGTCGCGGCAAGCCCGAACCGCTCGCGTTCGCGGACTTCACCGCCTGGGAGAAGTCCGAAGTGGACACCGGGCCGCCGCTCGACCGGTGGGCGGACCGGCTCGCGGGCGCGCCGACCGTGCTCGACCTGCCCACCGACCGGCCGCGCCCGGCCGTCCGTCGCGCCCGCGGCGCCCGGCACCGCCTGACCGTGCCCGCCGAGCGCCTGCACGAGCTGGCCCGCACGCACGACGTCACGCTCTTCACCGTCCTGATCACCGCCTACGCCGTGGTCCTCGCCCGGTGGTCGGGACGCCGGGACCTGCTCGTGGCGGCTCCGGTCGCCAACCGCGCCCGGCCCGAGTTCGAGGACGTGATCGGTCCGTTCCTCAACACGCTCGTGCTGCGGGTGACCCTCGACCCCGACGCGGCGTTCGGCGACGCGGTGCGCCGGGTCCACCGGGAGATCGCCGACGACCTGGCCCACCAGGAGGTCCCGTTCGGTCGGCTCGTCACCCGGCTGGACCCCGACCGGGACCTCTCGCGCACCCCGTTGGCCCAGGTCCTGTTCGCGCTCCAGAACACGCCGCTCGACCCGCCCGCCGTGCCCGGCCTCACGCTCGGGCTGCGCTACACGGACGAGGCCACCGCCCAGGCCGACCTCGCCCTGCGGATCACCGACACCGGCACCGCGCTCGAAGGCCGGCTCGACTACGACACCGACCTGTTCGACGCCGCCACGGCCGCCCGGTTCGCCGACCACTACGCGACCGTGCTCGCGCTCGTCGCCGAGGACCCCGGCACGCGCGTCGACGACCTCGACCCGATCACGCCCGCCGAACGCCGTGCCGTGCTGGAGACCTGGAACGACACCACGCTGCCCGCCGACGACGCGACGTTGCGCGACCTGCTGACCGAACACGCCGGGACCGCGCTGTGGTGGCGTGGCGAGGAGATCTCCTACGCCGACCTGCACACCCGGGCCGGTCGACTGGCCACGGCCCTGCGCGCGCACGGCGTCGGCCCGGACGTGGTCGTGGCCGTCCACCTGCACCGGTCGCCGGAGCTGATCGTCGCGCTGCTGGCCGTGCTCAAGGCGGGTGGCGCGTACCTGCCGCTCGACCCGGACTACCCGGTCGACCGCCTGCGGTACATGCTCGCCGACTCCGGCGCGCGGGTGCTGATCGGCGACTTCGCCGCCGACGTCCCGACCGTGCCGGTGGACGTGCCCGACCCGGTGCTCACCGGGGACCCGGGCACCGGGCCGGACCACCTCGCCTACGTGATCTACACGTCCGGTTCCACCGGCCGTCCCAAGGGCGTGCAGGTCGCGCACCGGTCGATCGTGAACCGGCTGCGCTGGATGCGCGACGACCACGCGGTTACCGCGGCCGACCGGATCCTCCAGAAGACGCCGACCAGCTTCGACGTCTCCGTGTGGGAGCTGTTCCTGCCGCTGGTCACCGGCGCCGTGCTGGTGATCGCCGAACCCGGCGGCCACCGCGACCCGGCCTACCTGTCGGACGTGATCTCCCGGGCGGGCGTCACGATCACGCACTTCGTGCCGCCCCTGCTCGCCACCTTCCTGGCGGCGGGCGGCACGGCCGCGAGCCTGCGACTGGTGGTGTGCAGCGGTGAGGCGCTGCCGCCGGAGACGGTCCACCGGTTCGCGGACGCGTTCCCCGGCGTGCGGCTGGAGAACCTGTACGGGCCGACCGAGGCGGCCGTGGACGTGACCGCGTACCGCGCCGACCCGGCCGAGCGCACGGTGCCCATCGGCCGTCCCGTGGCCAACACCCGGGTGTACGTGCTCGACGACCGGTACCGGGTGCTGCCGGTCGGCGTCGCGGGGGAGCTGTACCTGGGCGGCGTCCAGGTGGCACGCGGCTACGGCGGCCGGCCAGGCCTGACCGCCGACCGGTTCGTGCCCGACCCGTACGGCGTGCCCGGTGACCGCCTGTACCGCACGGGCGACCTCGCCCGGTGGCGGGCCGACGGCGTGCTGGAGTACCTGGGCCGCACCGACGACCAGGTGAAACTGCGCGGGTTCCGGATCGAACTCGGCGAGGTCGCCGCCGCTCTGGGCGCGTTGCCCGGCGTGGCGCACGCCGTGGCCGTGGTCCGCGAGGACCGGCCCGGCGACCGCCGGCTCGTCGGCTACGTCACGCCCGCCGCGCACGACCCGGCGGCGTTGCGCGCCGCCCTCGCCCGCGACCTGCCCGACCACCTCGTGCCGGCGGTGATCGTGCCGCTGGACGCCTTGCCGCTGAGCCCCAGCGGCAAGGTCGACCGCGCCGCACTGCCCGCACCCGTGCGCGCCACCGGCGGCGAACCGCCGCGCGCGGGCACCGAGACCGTCCTGGCCGACCTGTGGCGGCAGGTGCTCGACCTGCCCGGTGTCGGCCGGGACGACGACTTCTTCGCCGTCGGCGGCGATTCGCTGCACGCCGTGCGCGTCGTCGGGCTCGCCCGCGACCACGGCCTCGACCTCACGCTCCAGGACCTGTTCCGCGGCCGGACGCTCGCCGCGGTCGCGGGTTCGCTCACCACGACTTCCCACCCGGCGCCGACCACCGACCGCACCGCCGCCTTCGGGCTGCTGGACCCGGCCGACCTCGCGCGCCTCACCGGCTGA
- a CDS encoding non-ribosomal peptide synthetase, with amino-acid sequence MTSTPDIEDAYPLTLLQSGMLFHSALDRETATYHDISTLRLSGRFDEDALRTALDALVGRHEILRTGLDLTRFSTPLQLVYRTARVPVTVEDLRGGPESRAAAWREQEKATPFAVNQAPLLRVHVQRLTDAEFLLNLAFHHAILDGWSLSLLTTELLTRYDAALGGRDVEPGPDPVAFREFVALEQAAIADPTAAAFWTTLVDDAPFSALPRPGHGDTATRTSRLFDVPVPESVSEGLRAAAVTAGTPVKAVLFAAHARVLSLLTGRTRIVTGRVANGRPETTGGDRTAGLFLNTLPLVVDASGSWLDLARRIHAQETDALPYRRYPIAKIQEDLGREALFETVVDHRSFRSYADLDLDAIALTGAEFFEQTNFPFTANFGTDPVTGRVGLRINYDAAEFTEASIASVAHAYTAALTAIAADPAAESSTVDLLEPDVRRALLADADLTPPGGSVVDRLEEQARLTPDAPALGFGGETLTYRELHARADRLAGHLRRLGVGRDVFVGVHQRRSTRLVVSLLAVLKAGGAYLPLDPEYPADRLAYMLRDSAAPVLLTDPDLVGTLAGEGRTVVPVTDGLLAGLTEDPPDRIAGHLVYAIYTSGSTGLPKGVRIPDRALLNLLLSFRDTLSFTPADRLLALTSLSFDIAGLEVWLPLLTGGQLLLSPDVGADGPRLRALVAESGATVVQATPSSWRLLVEAGLTADPTLRVITGGEALPPEVAAELTARFPRVWNAYGPTETTIWSTVDKVGAGPVRIGRPVAGTVVRILDERGQLVPPGVPGELLVGGVGLADGYHGKPGLTADRFVPDPYGAPGARLYRTGDLARVLPDGTLDYLGRLDQQVKVRGFRIEPGEVEAVLGAHPDVARVVVVTREDRPGDVRLVAYLSGPDVPSTAELRALAAKSLPAYMVPATFVTLDTWPVTPNGKLDRRALPVPGRVAETGSVAPATPTEHVVAGLWRDILGLDAVGVTDGFLDLGGNSIAALRLVLRVQEETGVDVPVAVLFEGGTVRTIAEIVDGTREATASVLVKLKETGDRPPLFFVHPLGGSVFCYTHLVAALPDDQPFYAIQAPDLVGPDGPRPETLEDIAALYLEAVREVQPVGPYHLGGWCMGGMVTYEMARQLHERGEEVASLQIVSASINDPVPPRYAVDEAAAILGAFAYQLPITEDELRALPPEQRLVKVLELADTSGRSRADAGSVAEIERLVRLYQRHARALLRYRDEPRAPYPGETVLVRAETELFGDGDLGWADRVAPGVLVIDESPGDHYSMLEQPHVPRLVSLLLDRVAREPETLIPH; translated from the coding sequence GTGACATCGACACCCGACATCGAGGACGCCTACCCGCTGACCCTGCTCCAGTCCGGCATGCTGTTCCACAGCGCGCTGGACCGCGAGACCGCCACCTACCACGACATCTCGACCCTGCGGCTGAGCGGCCGGTTCGACGAGGACGCGCTGCGCACCGCGCTGGACGCCCTGGTCGGCCGCCACGAGATCCTGCGCACGGGCCTCGACCTCACGCGGTTCAGCACGCCGCTGCAACTGGTGTACCGGACGGCACGCGTGCCCGTGACCGTCGAGGACCTGCGCGGCGGACCCGAAAGCCGCGCGGCGGCGTGGCGCGAACAGGAGAAGGCCACGCCGTTCGCGGTCAACCAGGCCCCGCTGCTGCGTGTGCACGTCCAGCGCCTGACCGATGCCGAGTTCCTGCTCAACCTCGCGTTCCACCACGCGATCCTGGACGGCTGGAGCCTGTCGCTGCTCACCACCGAGCTGCTGACCCGCTACGACGCCGCGCTCGGTGGTCGGGATGTCGAACCGGGGCCGGACCCGGTGGCGTTCCGTGAGTTCGTGGCACTGGAGCAGGCCGCGATCGCCGACCCGACCGCCGCCGCGTTCTGGACCACGCTGGTCGACGACGCGCCGTTCAGCGCGCTGCCCCGACCCGGGCACGGCGACACCGCCACCCGCACGTCGCGGCTGTTCGACGTGCCCGTGCCCGAAAGCGTGTCCGAGGGGCTGCGCGCCGCCGCCGTCACGGCCGGGACGCCGGTCAAGGCCGTGCTGTTCGCGGCGCACGCCCGCGTCCTGTCCCTGCTCACCGGCCGCACGAGGATCGTCACCGGCCGGGTCGCCAACGGCCGGCCCGAGACCACGGGCGGCGACCGCACGGCCGGGTTGTTCCTCAACACCCTGCCGCTCGTGGTCGACGCGTCCGGGTCGTGGCTCGACCTGGCGCGGCGCATCCACGCCCAGGAGACGGACGCGCTGCCCTACCGGCGCTACCCGATCGCCAAGATCCAGGAGGACCTCGGCCGCGAGGCCCTGTTCGAGACCGTCGTCGACCACCGCAGCTTCCGGTCCTACGCCGACCTCGACCTGGACGCGATCGCGTTGACCGGCGCGGAGTTCTTCGAGCAGACCAACTTCCCGTTCACCGCGAACTTCGGCACCGACCCGGTCACCGGCCGGGTGGGGCTGCGGATCAACTACGACGCCGCCGAGTTCACCGAGGCGTCGATCGCCTCCGTCGCACACGCCTACACGGCCGCGTTGACCGCGATCGCCGCCGACCCGGCCGCCGAATCGTCCACAGTGGACCTTCTTGAGCCGGACGTCCGCCGCGCACTGCTCGCCGACGCCGACCTGACGCCGCCGGGCGGCTCCGTGGTCGACCGCCTGGAGGAACAGGCCCGGCTGACCCCGGACGCGCCCGCCCTGGGCTTCGGCGGCGAGACCCTGACCTACCGCGAGCTGCACGCCCGCGCGGACCGGCTGGCCGGACACCTGCGTCGGCTGGGCGTGGGCCGCGACGTGTTCGTGGGCGTCCACCAGCGCCGGTCGACCAGGCTGGTCGTCAGTCTGCTCGCCGTGCTCAAGGCGGGCGGTGCGTACCTGCCGCTGGACCCCGAGTACCCGGCCGACCGGCTGGCGTACATGCTGCGGGACTCGGCCGCGCCCGTGCTGCTCACCGATCCCGACCTGGTCGGCACGCTCGCCGGCGAGGGCCGCACGGTCGTGCCGGTCACCGACGGACTGCTCGCCGGCCTGACCGAGGACCCGCCGGACCGGATCGCCGGGCACCTGGTCTACGCGATCTACACGTCCGGTTCGACGGGCCTGCCCAAGGGCGTGCGCATCCCGGACCGGGCGTTGCTCAACCTGCTGCTGTCGTTCCGCGACACGCTCTCGTTCACCCCGGCCGACCGGCTGCTCGCGCTCACCTCGCTGTCGTTCGACATCGCGGGCCTCGAGGTGTGGCTGCCGCTGCTGACCGGCGGGCAGCTCCTGCTCTCGCCCGACGTCGGCGCGGACGGCCCGCGCCTGCGCGCGCTGGTCGCGGAATCCGGCGCGACGGTCGTGCAGGCCACGCCGTCGAGCTGGCGCCTGCTGGTCGAGGCGGGGCTGACCGCCGACCCGACCCTGCGCGTCATCACCGGCGGCGAGGCACTGCCGCCCGAGGTCGCGGCCGAGCTGACCGCCCGGTTCCCGCGGGTGTGGAACGCCTACGGTCCGACCGAGACCACGATCTGGTCCACTGTGGACAAGGTCGGCGCCGGTCCGGTGCGCATCGGCCGGCCCGTCGCGGGCACGGTCGTGCGGATCCTCGACGAACGCGGACAGCTCGTGCCGCCGGGCGTGCCGGGCGAACTGCTCGTCGGCGGTGTCGGCCTGGCCGACGGCTACCACGGCAAACCGGGCCTGACCGCCGACCGGTTCGTGCCCGACCCGTACGGCGCCCCCGGCGCCCGCCTGTACCGGACCGGCGACCTGGCCCGCGTGCTGCCCGACGGCACGCTCGACTACCTCGGCCGGCTCGACCAGCAGGTCAAGGTGCGCGGGTTCCGGATCGAACCCGGCGAGGTCGAGGCCGTGCTCGGCGCGCACCCGGACGTGGCCCGCGTCGTCGTGGTCACGCGTGAGGACCGGCCCGGCGACGTGCGGCTCGTGGCGTACCTGTCCGGCCCCGACGTGCCGTCGACCGCGGAACTCCGCGCCCTGGCCGCGAAGTCGCTGCCCGCCTACATGGTGCCCGCCACGTTCGTCACGCTCGACACGTGGCCGGTCACGCCCAACGGCAAGCTCGACCGCCGCGCGCTGCCCGTCCCGGGACGGGTCGCGGAGACCGGGAGCGTCGCGCCCGCGACGCCGACCGAGCACGTCGTCGCCGGGCTGTGGCGCGACATCCTCGGCCTGGACGCGGTCGGCGTGACGGACGGCTTTCTCGACCTGGGCGGCAACTCGATCGCGGCGCTGCGCCTGGTCCTGCGCGTCCAGGAGGAGACCGGCGTGGACGTGCCCGTCGCCGTGCTGTTCGAGGGCGGCACGGTCCGCACGATCGCCGAGATCGTCGACGGCACGCGCGAGGCCACCGCGTCGGTGCTGGTGAAGCTGAAGGAGACCGGCGACCGGCCGCCGCTGTTCTTCGTCCACCCGCTGGGCGGCAGCGTGTTCTGCTACACGCACCTGGTCGCCGCGCTGCCCGACGACCAGCCGTTCTACGCGATCCAGGCACCCGACCTCGTCGGACCGGACGGCCCGCGCCCGGAGACCCTGGAGGACATCGCCGCGCTCTACCTGGAGGCGGTCCGCGAGGTCCAGCCGGTCGGCCCGTACCACCTGGGCGGCTGGTGCATGGGCGGCATGGTCACCTACGAGATGGCCCGCCAGTTGCACGAGCGGGGCGAGGAGGTGGCCTCCCTCCAGATCGTCAGCGCGAGCATCAACGACCCCGTGCCGCCGCGCTATGCCGTGGACGAGGCCGCCGCGATCCTGGGCGCGTTCGCCTACCAGTTGCCGATCACCGAGGACGAACTGCGTGCCCTGCCGCCCGAGCAGCGGCTGGTCAAGGTGCTCGAACTGGCCGACACCAGTGGCCGGAGCCGGGCCGACGCGGGCAGCGTCGCCGAGATCGAACGACTCGTGCGGCTCTACCAGCGGCACGCCCGCGCGCTGCTGCGCTACCGCGACGAGCCGCGCGCGCCCTACCCCGGCGAGACCGTGCTGGTGCGGGCGGAGACCGAGCTGTTCGGCGACGGCGACCTCGGCTGGGCCGACCGCGTCGCGCCCGGCGTGCTGGTGATCGACGAGTCGCCCGGCGACCACTACTCGATGTTGGAACAACCCCACGTGCCCCGGCTCGTCTCGCTGCTGCTCGACCGCGTGGCACGCGAGCCGGAAACCCTTATCCCGCACTAG
- a CDS encoding GNAT family N-acetyltransferase produces MTAIHQPTTVAHVVAVTDPRAEPLLRELAFEYLTRYGTADELTGTDDAEFTAPNGALVLLEVDQEVVAGGGFRRLDEDTAELKRVWTHSAHRRRGHARQVLGELEELARERGYSRLHLTTGPRQPEANALYLTSGFRALFDVTADAEKIGVLRFEKQL; encoded by the coding sequence ATGACGGCGATACATCAACCCACCACCGTCGCGCACGTCGTCGCGGTCACCGATCCGCGGGCCGAACCACTGTTGCGCGAACTGGCCTTCGAGTACCTGACCAGGTACGGCACCGCCGACGAGCTGACCGGGACCGACGACGCCGAGTTCACCGCACCGAACGGCGCACTCGTCCTGCTGGAAGTGGATCAGGAAGTGGTGGCGGGCGGCGGATTCCGCCGACTCGACGAGGACACCGCCGAACTCAAACGCGTCTGGACGCACTCGGCACACCGCCGTCGCGGCCATGCCCGACAAGTACTCGGCGAACTGGAGGAACTCGCCCGCGAACGCGGATACTCCCGCCTGCACCTGACCACCGGTCCCCGCCAGCCCGAAGCGAACGCGTTGTACCTCACTTCGGGTTTCCGGGCGTTGTTCGACGTCACCGCCGATGCGGAGAAGATCGGGGTGTTACGTTTCGAAAAACAGCTCTGA